A window of Malania oleifera isolate guangnan ecotype guangnan chromosome 5, ASM2987363v1, whole genome shotgun sequence contains these coding sequences:
- the LOC131155249 gene encoding protein DETOXIFICATION 33-like isoform X2, with the protein MGEKTSEGGMQGKKMAEKSWKESKKMWEIAVPAILTAVTQFSISFVTSAFAGHLGTAELAAVSIVQTVIEAFVFGITLGMGSALETLCGQAVGAGQVNMLGIYLQRSFVITGVTALVLTPVYVFTSPLLKLLRQNKKISELAGKYSMWVIPQLFAYAFNSPIQKFLQAQSKIWVMTVISMVALGLHVFLNWVLVIKLGHGLVGAAIAGNMSWWFVVLAQMVYVVSGFFPDAWTGYSLLAFKSLAGFLKLSLASAVMLCLELWYYTVVILMVGRIRNPEIAVDAISICMNLQLWTLMITLGFNAAVSVRVSNELGAGHPNAAKFSAVVAIITSAVFGIVFTAALLAANSYFPKIFTGKDELIKETSKLGYFLAVTIFLNSVQPVLHGVAVGAGWQSLVALINSACYYIFGIPVGALLGYKFDLGVRGIWSGMLAGCLLQTVILFIIMFRTNWSKEAMQAEERVHTWAGSLEARTEKEERILNMTP; encoded by the exons ATGGGGGAAAAGACGTCTGAAGGTGGAATGCAGGGGAAGAAGATGGCAGAGAAAAGCTGGAAAGAGTCGAAGAAGATGTGGGAGATTGCAGTGCCTGCCATTCTCACTGCTGTCACTCAGTTCTCCATTAGCTTTGTCACTTCCGCCTTCGCCGGCCACTTGGGCACCGCAGAGCTCGCCGCCGTCTCCATTGTTCAAACTGTAATCGAAGCCTTTGTGTTTGGGATCACG CTTGGGATGGGTAGCGCTCTTGAGACGCTGTGTGGCCAAGCCGTTGGTGCTGGACAGGTGAATATGCTGGGAATCTACCTGCAAAGGTCATTCGTCATTACTGGCGTCACAGCTTTGGTTTTAACCCCTGTTTATGTCTTCACATCGCCATTGCTGAAGCTTCTTCGTCAAAATAAAAAGATTTCAGAGCTCGCCGGAAAGTACTCCATGTGGGTTATCCCTCAGCTTTTTGCGTATGCCTTCAACTCTCCCATACAGAAATTTCTCCAAGCTCAGTCTAAAATCTGGGTCATGACCGTGATTTCTATGGTGGCCTTGGGACTACATGTTTTTCTGAATTGGGTTCTCGTGATCAAGCTCGGTCATGGTCTTGTTGGTGCTGCCATTGCAGGTAACATGTCATGGTGGTTCGTGGTCTTGGCTCAGATGGTCTATGTGGTTTCTGGGTTTTTCCCGGACGCATGGACTGGTTATTCTTTGTTGGCCTTCAAATCTTTGGCTGGATTTCTGAAGCTTTCCCTTGCTTCAGCCGTAATGTTATG CTTGGAGCTTTGGTATTACACTGTAGTGATCCTTATGGTGGGCAGGATAAGGAATCCAGAGATAGCAGTGGATGCCATTTCAATCTG CATGAACTTGCAGCTTTGGACTTTGATGATTACTCTGGGTTTCAATGCTGCAGTAAG TGTTCGGGTTTCCAATGAACTTGGAGCTGGGCATCCAAATGCTGCAAAATTCTCAGCAGTGGTGGCTATTATAACATCAGCCGTATTTGGAATTGTGTTCACAGCTGCGCTTCTGGCAGCTAATAGCTACTTCCCCAAAATATTCACCGGAAAAGATGAGTTAATAAAGGAGACATCCAAGCTGGGGTATTTTCTAGCTGTGACTATTTTCCTGAACAGTGTCCAACCTGTTCTTCATG GAGTGGCAGTGGGTGCAGGCTGGCAGTCCTTAGTTGCATTAATAAACAGTGCCTGCTATTACATATTTGGGATTCCTGTTGGCGCCTTGCTTGGTTACAAGTTTGATCTTGGCGTTCGGGGTATCTGGTCGGGAATGTTGGCTGGTTGCCTGCTTCAGACAGTTATTTTGTTCATAATTATGTTCCGAACTAACTGGTCtaaagag GCTATGCAGGCTGAGGAGCGTGTGCATACATGGGCTGGCTCACTGGAGGCCCGAACTGAAAAGGAAGAAAGGATTTTGAACATGACACCTTAA
- the LOC131155249 gene encoding protein DETOXIFICATION 33-like isoform X1, which yields MGEKTSEGGMQGKKMAEKSWKESKKMWEIAVPAILTAVTQFSISFVTSAFAGHLGTAELAAVSIVQTVIEAFVFGITLGMGSALETLCGQAVGAGQVNMLGIYLQRSFVITGVTALVLTPVYVFTSPLLKLLRQNKKISELAGKYSMWVIPQLFAYAFNSPIQKFLQAQSKIWVMTVISMVALGLHVFLNWVLVIKLGHGLVGAAIAGNMSWWFVVLAQMVYVVSGFFPDAWTGYSLLAFKSLAGFLKLSLASAVMLWLVQSCSSNLGRNHFEDFIIITALLCFCGSLELWYYTVVILMVGRIRNPEIAVDAISICMNLQLWTLMITLGFNAAVSVRVSNELGAGHPNAAKFSAVVAIITSAVFGIVFTAALLAANSYFPKIFTGKDELIKETSKLGYFLAVTIFLNSVQPVLHGVAVGAGWQSLVALINSACYYIFGIPVGALLGYKFDLGVRGIWSGMLAGCLLQTVILFIIMFRTNWSKEAMQAEERVHTWAGSLEARTEKEERILNMTP from the exons ATGGGGGAAAAGACGTCTGAAGGTGGAATGCAGGGGAAGAAGATGGCAGAGAAAAGCTGGAAAGAGTCGAAGAAGATGTGGGAGATTGCAGTGCCTGCCATTCTCACTGCTGTCACTCAGTTCTCCATTAGCTTTGTCACTTCCGCCTTCGCCGGCCACTTGGGCACCGCAGAGCTCGCCGCCGTCTCCATTGTTCAAACTGTAATCGAAGCCTTTGTGTTTGGGATCACG CTTGGGATGGGTAGCGCTCTTGAGACGCTGTGTGGCCAAGCCGTTGGTGCTGGACAGGTGAATATGCTGGGAATCTACCTGCAAAGGTCATTCGTCATTACTGGCGTCACAGCTTTGGTTTTAACCCCTGTTTATGTCTTCACATCGCCATTGCTGAAGCTTCTTCGTCAAAATAAAAAGATTTCAGAGCTCGCCGGAAAGTACTCCATGTGGGTTATCCCTCAGCTTTTTGCGTATGCCTTCAACTCTCCCATACAGAAATTTCTCCAAGCTCAGTCTAAAATCTGGGTCATGACCGTGATTTCTATGGTGGCCTTGGGACTACATGTTTTTCTGAATTGGGTTCTCGTGATCAAGCTCGGTCATGGTCTTGTTGGTGCTGCCATTGCAGGTAACATGTCATGGTGGTTCGTGGTCTTGGCTCAGATGGTCTATGTGGTTTCTGGGTTTTTCCCGGACGCATGGACTGGTTATTCTTTGTTGGCCTTCAAATCTTTGGCTGGATTTCTGAAGCTTTCCCTTGCTTCAGCCGTAATGTTATGGTTAGTCCAATCTTGCAGCTCTAATCTTGGAAGAAACCATTTTGAAGATTTTATCATAATTACTGCACTGTTATGCTTTTGCGGCAGCTTGGAGCTTTGGTATTACACTGTAGTGATCCTTATGGTGGGCAGGATAAGGAATCCAGAGATAGCAGTGGATGCCATTTCAATCTG CATGAACTTGCAGCTTTGGACTTTGATGATTACTCTGGGTTTCAATGCTGCAGTAAG TGTTCGGGTTTCCAATGAACTTGGAGCTGGGCATCCAAATGCTGCAAAATTCTCAGCAGTGGTGGCTATTATAACATCAGCCGTATTTGGAATTGTGTTCACAGCTGCGCTTCTGGCAGCTAATAGCTACTTCCCCAAAATATTCACCGGAAAAGATGAGTTAATAAAGGAGACATCCAAGCTGGGGTATTTTCTAGCTGTGACTATTTTCCTGAACAGTGTCCAACCTGTTCTTCATG GAGTGGCAGTGGGTGCAGGCTGGCAGTCCTTAGTTGCATTAATAAACAGTGCCTGCTATTACATATTTGGGATTCCTGTTGGCGCCTTGCTTGGTTACAAGTTTGATCTTGGCGTTCGGGGTATCTGGTCGGGAATGTTGGCTGGTTGCCTGCTTCAGACAGTTATTTTGTTCATAATTATGTTCCGAACTAACTGGTCtaaagag GCTATGCAGGCTGAGGAGCGTGTGCATACATGGGCTGGCTCACTGGAGGCCCGAACTGAAAAGGAAGAAAGGATTTTGAACATGACACCTTAA